The genomic DNA GCGGTCGAGGCCGACGTGCACGTGGTGGGGGTCTCCTCGCTGGCCGCCGGGCACCTGACGCTGGTCCCCGCACTCCGCGAGGCCCTCGCGGAGCTGGGCGCCGACGACGTCATGATCGTGGTCGGCGGAGTCATCCCGCCGGGTGACTTCGACGAGCTGCGCGCCGCCGGAGCCGCCGCCATCTTCCCGCCCGGCACTGTCGTCACCGAGGCCGCCCGGGAGCTGCTCGGCGACCTGCGCACCCTGCTGGGCCATGACGCGGACGCTTGAGGACTACGCCGGCGGGGTGAAGGAGGGCTCCCGGACGTGGATCGCCCGGGCGATCACGCTGGTGGAGTCCTCCAGGGCCGACCACCGGGAGCTGGCCCAGCGGCTGCTGGCCGAGCTGACCCCGCTCGCCGGGAAGGCGCGCCGGGTCGGCGTCACCGGCGTGCCCGGCGTGGGCAAGTCCACCTTCATCGACGCCCTCGGCGTGCACCTGACCGGGCGGGGCCACCGGGTGGCGGTGCTCGCCGTCGACCCGTCGTCCACCAGGACGGGCGGCAGCATCCTCGGGGACAAGACCAGGATGTCCCGGCTGGCCGCCGACCCCGCCGCCTTCATCCGTCCCTCGCCCACCTCGGGCACCCTGGGCGGGGTCACCCGGGCGACCCGTGAGGCCATGGTCGTGGTGGAGGCGGCGGGGTACGACGTCGTGCTGGTGGAGACCGTCGGAGTCGGCCAGTCGGAGACCGCCGTCGCCGACATGGTGGACACCTTCCTGCTGCTCGCTTTGGCCAGGACCGGCGACCAGCTCCAGGGCATCAAGAAGGGCGTGCTGGAGCTGGCCGACGTGATCGCGGTCAACAAGGCCGACGGCCCGCACGAGATGGACGCCCGGAAGGCGGCCAGGGAGCTGGCGGGGGCGCTGCGGTTGCTCCGCTCCGAGCGGACGGCGCCGGTGCTGACCTGCAGCGGGCGCGAGGGCACCGGACTTGAGGAGCTCTGGGAGCAGATCGTCGTCCATCAGGACCGGCTGGCCGTCTCCGGCGAGCTGGCCGACCGTCGCCGTCGCCAGCAGGTCGGCTGGACATGGGCGCTGGTGACCGAGCGGTTGCTGACCGGCCTGCGCGAGCACCCCGGGGTCGCGGCGATCGCCGCCGACGTCGAGCGGGACGTCCAGGCCGGAGTCCTGACCCCCTCGCTGGCCGCCGAGCGGATCCTGGCCGCTTTCAAGAGCTGACGGGATCCCCTGTCCTGCGGTCGCCCGGTGGCCACAGGATCAGCCGGGAACGGTGCGTGTCGCCGACCCG from Streptosporangium sp. NBC_01756 includes the following:
- the meaB gene encoding methylmalonyl Co-A mutase-associated GTPase MeaB, whose product is MTRTLEDYAGGVKEGSRTWIARAITLVESSRADHRELAQRLLAELTPLAGKARRVGVTGVPGVGKSTFIDALGVHLTGRGHRVAVLAVDPSSTRTGGSILGDKTRMSRLAADPAAFIRPSPTSGTLGGVTRATREAMVVVEAAGYDVVLVETVGVGQSETAVADMVDTFLLLALARTGDQLQGIKKGVLELADVIAVNKADGPHEMDARKAARELAGALRLLRSERTAPVLTCSGREGTGLEELWEQIVVHQDRLAVSGELADRRRRQQVGWTWALVTERLLTGLREHPGVAAIAADVERDVQAGVLTPSLAAERILAAFKS